In Ensifer canadensis, a genomic segment contains:
- a CDS encoding adenylate/guanylate cyclase domain-containing protein, with product MTTASSPEPAHHSNANICRGCWDQMRVPIPIRGPLALPFRAFGITRSKMNPNICTICERSFRYVKKQRHITTRATILFADMRGFTHLSERIEALELSEIVSLFQDRCAQAVWAHDGIVNKQMGDGLMAIFNFPIEIKDHARAAIKAAMDIQRHHAALDGSNLVLEGTLGHTLGVGVGIHTGDVEIGEFSSFRSDFTAIGGTVNQAARLESQAGAGEILVSAETAAQAPDFIDGSETRLLSLKGIEHPVQANVLKTR from the coding sequence ATGACGACTGCCTCTTCCCCCGAGCCTGCCCATCACAGCAACGCCAACATATGCCGGGGCTGCTGGGATCAGATGCGCGTACCTATCCCGATCCGCGGCCCGCTTGCCCTTCCCTTCCGCGCATTCGGCATCACCCGAAGCAAGATGAATCCAAACATCTGCACGATCTGCGAACGCTCCTTCCGTTACGTCAAGAAGCAACGCCACATAACCACCCGCGCTACCATCCTGTTTGCAGATATGCGGGGGTTCACGCATCTGTCGGAGCGGATCGAAGCGCTTGAGCTGAGCGAAATTGTCAGCCTTTTCCAGGATCGCTGCGCGCAGGCGGTTTGGGCGCATGACGGCATCGTCAACAAGCAGATGGGCGACGGCCTGATGGCGATCTTCAACTTCCCGATCGAGATAAAGGATCATGCTCGTGCTGCGATCAAGGCGGCGATGGATATACAGCGACATCACGCAGCCCTGGACGGCTCGAACCTGGTCCTCGAAGGCACCCTTGGTCATACGCTCGGCGTTGGTGTCGGCATCCATACCGGCGATGTCGAGATTGGCGAATTCTCAAGCTTCCGCAGCGATTTCACCGCAATCGGCGGCACCGTCAATCAGGCTGCAAGGCTCGAATCCCAGGCCGGTGCCGGCGAGATCCTGGTATCAGCGGAGACGGCCGCCCAAGCGCCGGACTTCATCGATGGCTCCGAGACCCGTCTGCTTTCGCTGAAGGGCATCGAGCACCCGGTGCAGGCGAACGTACTCAAGACAAGGTGA